The nucleotide window CTGAGGCCGGGCGGAGTCACACTGGAAGATTTAAGCGAAGTCCTGGAATCTGTCGCGGTGGATCCCGCGGCGCGTTCAGGGTCTAAAGGTAGATGCCGGCCGCGTTCTCCCGGCATGAAGTACACTCACTACGCGCCGCGCGCGCCGCTTTTTTTGATCGAAGGTGAAGTGAAAGCAGTAGCGGCGAAAATTATGGATCTGGCGCGGGAATACCGGGCACAAGGCCGTCGGGTCGGAGTCCTTTCGTATAATGATAAGGGGGATTTTTCTGCCGCTGGGGAGGTTGTTCTAGCCGGGCGCCGGGATAAACCTGAAACAGTAGCTGCGGCTTTATACGCAGCCTTGCGCCGCTTTGATGAGATGGAGGTCGACGTTATCCTGGCGGAAGGACTGACGGAGCAAGGTATCGGCTTAGCGGTGATGAACCGGCTGCGCAAGGCCGCGGGGGGAAAGATAATTCGCGTGTAGAACAGTAGTCAGTAGTCAGTATCCAGTAGTCAGAATAAAAGAATGAAAGAGTGGTTTATCAGATTTTAAAGACCTCCACTGCTTAAAAGGAACGGGAACACACCTCTCTTTAAAGACTGACTTTGGGGTCGGAGGAATGTCCCCAAGTCCCCAACGAATGGAAGGAATGTCCCCAACGATTTAGAATTTGGTGGTGGTGAAATCTTCTACCAAAACCCCGAAGTTTAGCGAAAGCTAAACGACTTCACTGTCTCTAAATATTTTGACTACGGACTACGGACTACTGAATTCTGACTACTATAATTTATGAAGTTTGTGAGGTGGTTCTATGGAACTGCTTTTTGTCTGTACCGGTAACACCTGCCGCAGCAGTATGGCGGAGGCGCTGGCGCGCAGGATTTTAGCGGAAAGGTTGGGAGACTCCGAAATAATTACGGTTTCGTCAGCCGGCCTGGCAGCCTGGCAAAATGCGCCCGCGTCCGCGGAAGCGGTGGAAGCGCTGGCCGGGAAAGGGATTGACCTTAAAGAGCACCGCGCCACCCGCCTAACATCTGAAATCGCCGAGCGGGCCGGACTCATCCTGACCATGACCCGGGCCCAGTGTGATTATGTCCTGAGTGTCTTCCCGGAAACATCCGGTAAAGTGTTCACTCTTGCCGAATTCGCCGGTGCTGACGGAGATGTGCCCGATCCGGTTGGTCAGTCTGTTACAGTCTACCGCCGGTGCGCGGAAAGGTTGGAGTCTCTGGTCTTCCGTGCTCTGGAGCGGCTTGCGGCAAAGGCAGAGGGATTTTTTGACCAAAATTAGAGGAATTCTTTCGATTTCTGTCGAATCTCCATAAGGTGAAATTTATTCTTGCTTAGGAAATCTTGTTGTCGGCAAGTGACCGTTGGGCATAGAATAGCAGCGAAACAATTATATGGCCGAACATGAAAGTCAAAAGTCTTGAAAAGAGGTCATTGAAATGAAAGTTGCCATAGCCAGTGATCACGGGGGATTTAAACTTAAGGAAGAAGTTGCTTCCTTTCTTCGTGATACTGGTATTGAATTCAAGGATTTCGGCACTTTTTCCGAGGAAGCGGTTGATTATCCCGACCTGGCCTTGGTAGTGGCGGAAGCGGTGCGCGACGGTGATTTCGACCGTGGTGTGCTCTGCTGCGGAACGGGTATCGGGGTGGCCATATCCGCCAATAAAGTGCCGGGCGTCAGAGCTGCATTGTGCCATGACACTTTTTCCGCCAGGGCGTCCAGGGAACATAATTGCGCTAATATACTGACCATGGGACAGCGGGTCATCGGTCCCGGTCTGGCGCGCGATATTGTGTCGACTTGGCTGCAATCGGAATTCCAAGGAGGACGGCACGCCCGCCGGATAAGTAAAATAGAAGCCATAGAGCAAAAATATAATCGATGTAGCCGGTAGTACACGGCAGTGGGGAGGATTGTTTTATATGAGTTTGTTGCGCCCTTTATCTGAAGTCGATCCGGAAATCTTCCGCGCTATTGAGCAAGAAACACAGCGGCAGCGCCTGACCCTCGAACTGATCGCTTCGGAAAACGCGGCCAGCCGGGCGGTAATGGAGGCTCAGGGCTCGGTTCTGACCAACAAGTATGCCGAAGGTTATCCCGGAAAGCGTTATTACGGCGGTTGCGAGTTTGTGGATATAGCCGAAAGCTTGGCCATTTCACGCGCCAAAAAGCTGTTCGGGGCCGAGTTCGCCAATGTGCAACCCCATTCCGGGGCGCAGGCAAACACAGCTGTTTACTTTGCCTTACTGAGTCCTGGGGACACCATTTTAGGCATGGATCTGGCCCACGGCGGCCACTTGACCCATGGCAGCCCCATCAATATATCCGGCAAGTATTTTAAGTTTGTCTTTTACGGCGTAGAGAAAGAAACCGGCCGGATTGATTATGAAAAAGTCCGGGCTATCGCCGGAGAGCATAAGCCGAAGTTGATTATCGCGGGCGCCAGTTCTTATCCCCGTGCCATCGACTTTGCCAGTTTCGGCAATATTGCCGCGGAAGT belongs to Pelotomaculum isophthalicicum JI and includes:
- a CDS encoding low molecular weight protein arginine phosphatase; the protein is MELLFVCTGNTCRSSMAEALARRILAERLGDSEIITVSSAGLAAWQNAPASAEAVEALAGKGIDLKEHRATRLTSEIAERAGLILTMTRAQCDYVLSVFPETSGKVFTLAEFAGADGDVPDPVGQSVTVYRRCAERLESLVFRALERLAAKAEGFFDQN
- the rpiB gene encoding ribose 5-phosphate isomerase B, with the translated sequence MKVAIASDHGGFKLKEEVASFLRDTGIEFKDFGTFSEEAVDYPDLALVVAEAVRDGDFDRGVLCCGTGIGVAISANKVPGVRAALCHDTFSARASREHNCANILTMGQRVIGPGLARDIVSTWLQSEFQGGRHARRISKIEAIEQKYNRCSR